From the genome of Malus sylvestris chromosome 13, drMalSylv7.2, whole genome shotgun sequence:
TAATAATATCTAACAGTCCAAATCAGGATTAAAATGCTAACAGAGATTGGCGGTAAAGAAAGTGTATATCTCATCTTAGGGAACAAAATATCCAACAATGGTTAAAGCTGAGATGAGTTTTTTGACTTTCAAAAGAATCGatggaacaacaacaacaacaacaacaaagccttttcccactaagtggggtcggctatatgaatcctagaacgccattgcgctcggttttgtgtcatgtcctccgttagatccaagtactctaagtcttttcttagagtctctttcaaagttttcctaggtcttcctctaccccttcggccctgaacctctgtccagtagtgacatcttcgaaccggagcgtcagtaggccttctttgcacatgtccaaatcaccggaaccgattttctctcatctttccttcaatttcggctaccctactttacctcggatatcctcattcccaatcttatcctttctcgtgtgcccacacatcccacgaagcatcctcatctccgccacacccatttttgtacgtgttgatgcttcaccgcccaacattctgtgccatacaacatcgctggccttattgccgtcctataaaattttcccttgagcttcagtgacctatgacggtcacacaacccgccggatgcactcttacacttcatccatccagcttgtattctatggttgagatctccatctaattctccgttctcttgcacgatagatcttaggtagcgaaaacggtcgcttttccggtcattagtatggataagtatataaatggatagagataggaaagcgaacacaagatgtacttggttcacccagattggctacgtccacggaatagagaagttctcattaattgtgaagggtttacacaagtacataggttcaagctctcctttagtgagtacaagtgaataatttagtacaaaagacattaggaaatattgtgggagaatgatctcgtaatcacgaaacttctaagtatcggagtgtggtatcgtcttgacgtgccttatctatctcataggtagatggggcatcttctctggaagtactcttcctccatcccggggtggtatctttaactggtggagatgcacaaggtaatgtatcaatttcacttgaagcttacttgtagtttcaggcttggtcaagcgcgatacaaaccatgtagtaggagtcccccaagtcgccgagctaggggatctgctgaaagaggtgacagacaaggtaagcaatcatagctccggctgattgttcacagtctccctatcttgcaggcagcatgaaggataaagagaagaaaatgagatgagatgatatgggatacttttgtttttgaagaagtaactttccacaggcttattcttgaactgagctggagggttttctggtttcctccagagtataaggccgactgaagaatttgagggtcaaaacaagtccatcaaatctagagtacgttcgaccctgctgatatgggatacttttgctttgacagagtaatggatgtatcggcacgtgtgctgttacgcttgtctccacatgcttccttgtatccttctcccttgccctatctgttcctcaggcagatgcggtatcttccctggaagcataagatgttgaagatgagtactcgagagcaatgtcaggtaagtaatcaggtaaggggttccaggcagtcagttcctggctggaagcttgattccaagtactaactgattgctttctttctccttgtcttgcaggtaagaacaaggtccaatgaaaagacagggaaaaagcatgatatgggatactcttgcttttaaccctgatgatatgagatattcttgctctagtatagcttgtttgcagagggattatcggggggaaagaaagctgaatatttcgaaagacttcgttgggagtgccctctcagatatgaggaagggttgagcatttttgcaggtctgcctgtccgttggggatggaggtcgacatatataggagtctccttaacaacaagtagtaatgctattcctttaccctacttggtcatagcacggtagtaaGAGCTGTcaacttcacatgttttaacgctgtcagagcactttgaaaaagtggtttgtggtatctggaaagctgatgttgcgtgtgaagattacagacaactttatccaaggagatccggctcttgaagttgggaaagtgttgcctcttcggttttcgaacaagcaatcctatcggggatctggctctcgagattcggagaacgatgcctcttcgatttttgagaaagcaatcatgctgggggtctggctctcgagattcggagagcggtgtctcttcgatttttgataaagtaatcatgttgggagtctggctctcgagattcggagggcggtgcctcttcgattttggagcaagcaatcttgttgggagtgttttctcgaatgtgagtaaaggttgggcatgtttgctagtctaccttgccacgaagcacagaggttgacacacagggactttccaattatccagcaatggtactgttcctttaccctcttcgatttttgagaaagtagtcatgttgggagtctggctctcgagattcggaggacggtgcctcttcgattttggagcaagcaatcttgttgggagtgttttctcgaatgtgattaaaggttgggcatgtttgctagtctaccttgccatgaagcacagaggttgacacacagggactttccaattatccagcagtggtactgttcctttacccttgtgggtaataatatggtagctagaccttcaaaatttatgtgtctaaactttgttagtgttgtttctttgctattcttttacccttcttggtcagagcgatatagtaggagctgcaagcttcacgtgttcaactttgacagagaactttggcaaagttatttgtggtacccatgagctactgttgcgtgtgggaagtgggtgattgaacagtaaaactcatgtgctttctacttcaccagaagtcttcgaccgaatgcccataatttccgcaaagctaagtgtgcgtgtgacaggtgctgacaaggctggaaaagtaggtgcctcttcgatttctgagatcggccctcgtggtctctgagcagcccagcttttgagaaagcaagtgcctcttcgatttctgagatcggccttcgtggtctttgcgcagcccagcttttgagaaagcaaacgcctcttcgatttctgagatcgaccctcgtggtatctgagcagccttgcttttgagaaagcaaacgcctcttcgatttttgagcaggcgcctcttcgatttctaaagctccgtcgagtgcagatttttataggggctggcattaagttccaaagcacacttgaatctccaccagtagaagctccattcttgcacttctaagatcttgatttgtccgacctcttctctcttcaacacctttgaaaatgtctggcccctccgaccgtcgttttgacttgaaccttgttgaagaggcagccccgccttctcctgacaacatatggcgtccatccttcgtctcccctactggtcctcttaccgttggggattccgtgatgaagaatgatatgaccgttgcggtggtggccaggaaccttctcactcccaaagataacagactactttccaaacggtctgatgagttagctgttaaggattctctggctctcagtgttcagtgtgcaggttctgtgtctaatatggcccaacgcctatttgctcgaacctgccaagttgaatcattggcggctgaagtgatgagtctcaaacaggagattagagggctcaagcatgagaataaacagttgcaccggctcgcacatgactatgctacaaacatgaagaggaagcttgaccagatgaaggaatctgatggtcaggttttacttgatcatcagagatttgtgggtttattccaaaggcatttattgccttcgtcttctggggctgtaccgcgaaatgaagctccaaatgatcaacctctgatgcctcctccttctagggttctgtccagtactgaggctccgaatgatccccctccggtgccttctctttctggggctctaccgactgctgagacttctcctaagcaacctttgtgaaggctccctcttgtttgtttattttgacttatgtatatgtacatatttgtagcttatcggggatatcaataaataagctttccttcatttcaacgtattgtgttaaatacaccaaagccttcttcgctaagttctttgatttttcttttgttgaagctttgtgagtggagcatgtaggttgaggtagtgttcccttaatttcctgagtgaggaaaacttatcggttggagacttggaaaatccaagtcactgagtgggatcggctatatgaatcttagaacgccattgtgctcggtcctgtgtcatgtccttcgttagatccaagtactctaagtcttttcttagagtctcttccaaagttttcctaggtcttcctctaccccttcggccctgaacctctgtcccatagtcgcatcttctaatcggagcgtcagtaggccttctttgcacatgtccaaaccaccgtaaccgattttctctcatctttccttcaatttcggctactcctactttaccccggatatcctcattcctaatcttatcctttctcgtgtgcccacacatccaacgaagcatcctcatctccgctacacccattttgtgtacgtgttgatgcttcaccgcccaacattctgtgccatacagcatcgccggccttattgccgtcctataaaattttcccttgagcttcagtggcatacggcggtcacacaacatgccagatgcactcttccacttcatccatccagcttgtattctatggttgagatctccatctaattctccgttcttttgcaagatagatcctaggtaacgaaaacggtcgctctttggtatttcttgatctccgatcctcacccctaacttgttttgacctccatttgcactgaacttgcactccatatattctgtctttgatcggcttaggcgaagacctttagattccaactcttctctccaaaggttaagctttgcatttaccccttcctaagtttcatctatcaacactatatcgtctgcgaaaagcatacaccaaggaatatcatcttgaatatgtcctgttaactcatccattaccaacgcaaaaagataaggacttaaggatgagccttgatgtaatcctacagttatgggaaagctttcagtttgtccttcatgagttcttacggcagtctttgctccttcatacatatcctttatagcttggatatatgctactcgtactcctttcttctctaaaatcctccaaagaatgtctcttgggaccctatcatacgctttctccaaatctataaagatcatgtgtaaatcctttttcccatctctatatctttccatcaatcttcgtaagagatagattgcctccatggttgagcgccctggcatgaacccgaattggttgtccgaaacccgtgtctcttgcctcaatctatgctcaatgactctctcccagagcttcattgtatgactcattagcttaatacccctatagttcatgcaattttgtacgtcgcccttattcttgtagataggcaccaaagtgctcgttcgccactcatttggcatcttcttcgttttcaaaatcctattgaaaaggtcagtgagccatgttatacctgtctctcccaaaactttccacacttcgattggtataccgtctgggcctattgcttttctatgcttcatcttcttcaaagctacaaccacttcttccttccggattcgacgataaaaagagtagtttctacactcttctgagttactcaactcccctaaagaagcactcctttcatgtccttcattgaaaagattatgaaaataacctctccatctgtctttaaccgcgttctctgtagcaagaacttttccatcctcatccttgatgcacctcacttggtttaggtcccttgtcttcttttcccttgctctagctagtttatagatatccaactctccttctttggtatctagtcgtttatacatatcgtcgtaagccgctaacttagcttctctcacagctttcttcgcctcttgcttcgcttttctatacctttcaccattttcatcagtcctatccttgtataaggctttacaacattccttcttagccttcacctttgtttgtacctcctcattccaccaccaagattccttttggtgtggggcaaagcccttggactctcctaatacctcttttgctacttttcggatacaactagccatggaatcccacatttggttagcttccctatctctatcccacacacattgggtgattactttctctttgaaaatggcttgtttttcttcttttagattccaccatctagtccttggacacttccaagtcttgttcttttgtctcactcttttgatatgtacatccatcaccaacaagcgatgttgattagccacgctctctcctggtataactttgcaatccttacaagttatacgatcccctttcctcattagaagaaaatctatttgtgtttttgacgacccactcttgtaggtgatcacatgttcttctctcttcttaaagaaggtgttggctaagaagagatcatatgccattgcaaaatccaagatagcttccccatcctcgtttctctccccaaaaccatggccaccatgaaaacctccatagttgcctgtctccctgcccacgtgtccatttaaatctcctcctataaataacttctccgtctgagcaattccttgcaccaagtctccaaggtcttcccagaatttctccttcgaactcgtatccaaccctacttgaggtgcgtacgcactaatcacattgataagttcttgtcctattacaatcttgattgccatgattctatctcctaccctcttgacatctaacTTATCTAAATTGGATTCTTCCTTGTTCAACTTTATTAACAATCACCAGGATAGTATTGATACACTCATAAATTCTGATCATATTTTTGTACAGTGAATaaacaagagaagaagaagagtagATAGCTAAAGAGAGACAAGAGACATACCTGCCATTTGGCAGTACCTAAAGCAGTTTGCAGCTCCCTACAGAGTTCATCCAAATGTTTTGGTGCTAGCCTTTCACTCCTCTGTCGAACCCATACCCTGTACGTAGATTCCATTctggaaaacaaaataaacgGAAAATAAAAGGGGGAGTTAGAGAATAAGTTATTTCGAGTACCAATTTTACTGAGATTTCTAAAAGAACATATATCAAGATGGTGGTAGTTTCCAAGTATCCAAAAACGAGAATGGGCTCCCTATGCAAAAACTTATAGATGGAATAGCAGTATAATACCACTAAATCCCTATAATCACTGACTACTAAACATCAGGTGTTGACAATCTGTAGCATAAACACTCAAATTTTAAACTGGAAGAAAATGATCTTTTTCTTAGGCCGGGAAGAAAGTGACCTTTCAATTATAGTTCACCTCTCCATGGGATATAGGGCGGTCTACCGTCTACCATCACCTTCAGAGTGCAATCACCAAACATGACTGGCTCACAAAGTCATCCAACATCATGAGAGCATTTCCCTTAATGATTAAAATACAAACAATTTATCATTTCCCCATTCCCAGTACAGTTGAGAATATTTTTTCTTATCATCCAAAATGAAGGGTAAAATCACGCTAACGCACTCCATTACAGCGTACAGAAGCTATACCCGTAAACAAGTTATCATTTCCAAACCACCATGAGAGAGTACTCATCATAAACCTATCTAGAATTTCAAATTCAACCCAAAATAAACATCAGGCACATcatcaaaactttgaaaaaatgggaaAAGGGGAGAGAAACACACAACCCAGAATTCCAACAAACTGATACTCAAAAACCAGCAGCACAACCGCCCAAATGaaaaattttccaacaatttatataatttaaGCACTATGAAagataaaacacaaacaattaATGCGTATTTCACTTCGAAAAATCTCGCAAAAACATAATTCAAAAAACCCATATCCAATTTCCAATAACACAGTCTAAATAAACATAGAAACCAATCAAAGCAGCTGAACCCACatgataaaaattataaataaataaaataaaattagaaaaaaaaaagaaaaaaaaaacaatgaaaagcaaaaggaaaaggaaaacatGAACATACATGTCAGCTGATTCTTGGACCTCCTCAGCTGCAGGAAAGAAGACGTCCTTTTTCCAAAGATCAAAACTGCTTGCGACCATCATCTTGATTCTTCACCAACAACAAAAACCCACCAATGAAATTGAAAGCAAGGACCCCCAATTCCCTTCCGAGCCTTCAAAGTTCAAGCTAACGAAAAAATGCTTCAAAAATTTTCACATAAACGGGTATTTATGATGCTCCGGCAGGTGGTTTTTTGTTGCTTGGCCGTCTCCTTTCCTCTCTTCTTTGCTAGGGAGGAAGCAAAGAAGGAAGAGATATACGAAAGAAAGCTaacagacagagagagaggagacgtaatatttatttctctttttttctcacTACATTCTATCCTactaaaactaatgaaaatggtttgaaaactttgaattttaacgataaggataaaataaaatgtaaagtaaatagtatcagaattaactttttagtgtaaaaatataatttttcgttaaaaagaACAGTACgaaaagtttttcgttaaaatttcatttgtgtctatatttctttctttttctttttctttttctttatttcaaaaaaatatttaatattccaccaaaacaaatattaaataaaaccTATAGTATAAGGTGGTAATATGCTGCAGCAGCCAAAGAAAAGATGTAGCAAGTCATCACTGAGATTTGTTCTAGTGATTCTATAACatcaagtctttttttttttttttgggaaatctGCATCAAGTCTTGAACCAGCGTCAATTAATGATACAGTCCCATGATAATTTTAGGGTAGTGATTTTCATTCTTAATTACCTTTTCCACATCCTTGTCTATTTTTTAGTACTTAATTGGTATCCTACTATTTAA
Proteins encoded in this window:
- the LOC126595798 gene encoding uncharacterized protein LOC126595798 — translated: MECKFSANGGQNKLGVRIGDQEIPKSDRFRYLGSILQKNGELDGDLNHRIQAGWMKWKSASGMLCDRRMPLKLKGKFYRTAIRPAMLYGTECWAVKHQHVHKMGVAEMRMLRWMCGHTRKDKIRNEDIRGKVGVAEIEGKMRENRLRWFGHVQRRPTDAPIRRCDYGTEVQGRRGRGRPRKTLKETLRKDLEYLDLTEDMTQNRAQWRSRIHIADPT